A region from the Linepithema humile isolate Giens D197 chromosome 1, Lhum_UNIL_v1.0, whole genome shotgun sequence genome encodes:
- the LOC105677938 gene encoding uncharacterized protein, which yields MRAPWLVPILAVILDPLLLLGETVCYRNDTNLSAAGQRSREILPRRRRELTFPKGSAFVMTLTLLKSIQITEPSNWNLDLEFDMIWPIPSQADLRKTLIKKPSKIKRRHRRELYANFEMALNSQNLPGRLCILRTICEAETVLSPPGFSIIEDAIRIILRNFEDADDYDCYDIAYRTKSDCEVIYPCPFSLLKLLLYNLYSET from the exons ATGAGAGCCCCATGGCTCGTTCCGATTCTCGCTGTGATCCTAGACCCGTTGTTGCTCCTGGGAGAGACGGTATGTTACCGTAATGACACCAACTTAAGTGCCGCTGGCCAAAGGTCAAGAGAGATTTTACCTAGACGTAGACGGGAACTCACTTTTCCAAAGGGGAGTGCTTTCGTG ATGACTTTGACTCTGCTCAAGTCAATTCAGATTACTGAACCCAGTAACTGGAATCTTGATTTGGAATTCGATATGATATGGCCTATACCTAGTCAGGCAGATTTGAGAAAAACTCTAATTAAAAAACCATCCAAGATAAAACGTCGACATCGACGAGAGCTTTATGCCAATTTCGAAATGGCATTGAATAG TCAAAACTTACCGGGACGATTATGTATTCTTCGTACAATTTGCGAAGCTGAAACGGTGCTAAGTCCTCCGGGATTCTCAATTATCGAGGATGCTATCCGAATTATTTTaag gAATTTCGAGGATGCTGACGATTATGACTGCTATGATATTGCATATCGAACAAAAAGTGATTGCGAAGTTATTTATCCTTGTCCATTCTCACTGTTGAAATTAttgttgtataatttatattcggAGACGTGA
- the LOC105677956 gene encoding uncharacterized protein gives MLINYFRYFALLGVFVPRFGGSTKSMTFLNDSLVRSEREVATKYLIFPQGSNVQLVYCLTMSTYTKPQGIFAVGVTAGLAWELPHRNTVPYRKPAEVYHRRSRRELYRKVELMLKTQQKDGKACVLKAICKAARRKHDHVGRGSFVEEILHAIFTLPAGWYDIDPMTEYERTYHLGENCDEMHAKCPDVF, from the exons atgttgattaattatttccgcTATTTCGCCTTGCTCGGTGTTTTCGTGCCCCGCTTCGGAGGATCGACAAAGTCGATGACGTTCCTGAACGACTCGCTTGTGAGGTCTGAGAGAGAAGTTGCTACTAAGTATCTGATATTCCCTCAAGGCAGCAACGTCCAA CTCGTCTACTGTCTAACTATGAGCACGTACACGAAGCCTCAAGGAATTTTCGCCGTTGGTGTTACCGCCGGACTGGCGTGGGAACTACCCCATAGAAATACCGTGCCTTACAGAAAGCCGGCCGAGGTTTATCATCGTCGAAGCAGAAGAGAGCTATATCGTAAAGTGGAGCTGATGCTAAAAAC CCAACAGAAGGACGGCAAAGCCTGCGTGCTCAAAGCGATCTGCAAGGCTGCCAGGCGTAAACACGACCACGTCGGGAGAGGGAGCTTCGTCGAGGAGATCCTACACGCCATATTTAC TCTGCCTGCGGGATGGTACGACATCGATCCGATGACCGAATACGAGCGAACGTACCACTTGGGTGAGAATTGCGACGAGATGCACGCCAAGTGCCCAGATGTCTTCTGA
- the LOC105677939 gene encoding uncharacterized protein codes for MSYHIIQENVSSSHEKYARYRLSFFVGYLNWLILCTGSIIVHENTTGIDGAPRILSRPKRYLIFPQGSNLQLVYCLTIGAYGREGDSVVGLTAALAWELPNKVDSKISNLLHRRSRSVVYPKMEAFLQSTGLDGRSCVMKALCEAGQRDRSQVGIGSFIQELLHVIFTLPKDGTKFERSEERDYDRAYEMDGNCEQQYPACRYSIYDIDF; via the exons ATGTCGTATCATATAATCCAAGAAAATGTTAGCAGTTCGCATGAAAAATATGCCAGATATcggctttctttttttgtggGATATTTAAATTGGTTGATTCTTTGTACCGGCTCGATAATCGTTCACGAGAACACAACAGGGATTGACGGTGCGCCCAGAATCTTATCGCGACCCAAGAGGTACTTGATTTTTCCGCAGGGTAGTAATTTGcag TTAGTGTATTGTCTGACTATCGGAGCGTACGGCCGAGAAGGTGATTCGGTGGTGGGACTGACAGCTGCCTTAGCCTGGGAACTTCCGAATAAGGTCGACTCAAAGATATCGAATTTACTTCACCGTAGAAGCCGAAGCGTCGTATATCCGAAAATGGAGGCTTTCTTGCAATC CACCGGTCTCGACGGTAGATCCTGCGTGATGAAAGCACTTTGCGAAGCAGGCCAACGAGATCGTTCTCAAGTAGGCATAGGATCCTTCATTCAGGAACTCCTCCATGTGATTTTTAC ATTGCCAAAGGACGGTACTAAATTCGAACGATCGGAGGAACGCGACTACGATCGCGCGTATGAAATGGACGGAAACTGCGAACAGCAATATCCTGCGTGTCGATACTCTATTTACGACATAGACTTTTGA
- the LOC105677957 gene encoding uncharacterized protein isoform X2, with amino-acid sequence MYRLNYKINSLPYTTIFAQAAGFKATWELPTTGRPRNIRSVTDIHKCTELMYESHGFNGRSCVLKNICQALQYAERQDGIIGKILKLLAGSYINNSTWHEDPLFCEHHTRNCPLQLIGFNGFLES; translated from the exons ATG TACCGGCTGAACTACAAGATAAACTCTCTCCCTTACACAACGATCTTCGCGCAAGCGGCGGGTTTTAAGGCGACATGGGAACTACCTACCACCGGCAGACCACGGAACATCCGGTCCGTCACTGACATCCATAAGTGCACCGAGCTCATGTACGAAAG TCATGGCTTCAATGGTCGTTCTTGCGTGCTAAAGAATATCTGTCAAGCGTTACAATATGCGGAGCGACAGGACGGCATTATAGGAAAGATATTGAAGCTGCTCGCAGG gtcgtatattaataatagtactTGGCATGAAGATCCATTGTTCTGTGAGCATCATACCAGGAATTGCCCTTTACAATTAATCGGGTTTAATGGTTTTCTAGAGAgctaa
- the LOC105677957 gene encoding uncharacterized protein isoform X1 — protein sequence MIFQYRLNYKINSLPYTTIFAQAAGFKATWELPTTGRPRNIRSVTDIHKCTELMYESHGFNGRSCVLKNICQALQYAERQDGIIGKILKLLAGSYINNSTWHEDPLFCEHHTRNCPLQLIGFNGFLES from the exons ATGATCTTTCAGTACCGGCTGAACTACAAGATAAACTCTCTCCCTTACACAACGATCTTCGCGCAAGCGGCGGGTTTTAAGGCGACATGGGAACTACCTACCACCGGCAGACCACGGAACATCCGGTCCGTCACTGACATCCATAAGTGCACCGAGCTCATGTACGAAAG TCATGGCTTCAATGGTCGTTCTTGCGTGCTAAAGAATATCTGTCAAGCGTTACAATATGCGGAGCGACAGGACGGCATTATAGGAAAGATATTGAAGCTGCTCGCAGG gtcgtatattaataatagtactTGGCATGAAGATCCATTGTTCTGTGAGCATCATACCAGGAATTGCCCTTTACAATTAATCGGGTTTAATGGTTTTCTAGAGAgctaa